TTGCAGTTCATTTCCTCATAGATGTcatgatctctgcttgctgtcaatcaATGGAAATCTAGCAGCAGAGCTCAAGACGATCACTGTCACAAGCCGTGTGCCTGCTCTGACACATTATATTCTTTTTTTAATTCATTGCCCCCAATCAGAGACCTTTATATGGAGAGGAAAGGAAACACGCATTTTAGAGAGAAAATCCATATTGTTGACCCATAATGTCCGGCCATACAATACTCTTGAAAGAACCATGTATATTTCCTTTGTTATCTTGTCCtgaacggacaacccctttaaatctgacTTGTCTCTGCTACATCTGTCTGAATCAGAACACTGGACAGACTCATCTTAGCTACACATGTAagactgggctctgctacatctgtcagATTCCAGTTACTTTATCCGAGGCTCAATACTGCTATATTAATGGGGCTCCACTCTGCAATATCTGACAAACTCAGTCTTACTACATCAGACTCGGCACTGCTGTACTCTGCTACATCAGACTCAACAAATTTATTCTAAGCATTTTTAAATCTGACTTCACTCAGCTACATCTATCTGGCCTGGATCTGCTACATCTGTCTACCTAGGCTCTGCTATAGCTGTTGCACTTGGTTCTGCCACATCTGTCACTCAGCTCTGCTATGTCATGCTCAACACTACTATATAATAAGCACTTCTGTCAGACTGGGCTCTGCTACCTGTGTCAGACTGTGCTCTGCTACCTGTGTCAGACTGGGCTCTGCTACCCGTGTCAGACTGCGCTCTTCTACCTCTGTCTTGGCTCTGCTACCTCTGTCAGACTGGGCTCTGCTACCTCTGTCAGGCTGGGCTCTGCTACCTGTCTGGGCTCTGCTACCTCTGTCAGACTGGGCTCTGCTACCTGTGTATGTCGGGAGCTGTGGTAATAGTTGCTTCCGCGCTCACCTGTCTGTGACATTTCTGCAATGTCAGGAATGATTGCAGAGGTGAAAGGCTTTGATTTGGGTCCAGCGTTTCTTTGCACTTCCTGGCTGACTATTCCCGGGGCCCCGGGGCCTTTGGCAGATGTAAACATACAGAGATTTTATTGAGTTCTCTGGCACCCAGCGCTCGCCCCCCAGGGGCCCACCACCAACCTGAATCTGTCTGAGGAGGGGGAGGGGAGAACCAGGATTGCAGTGAACACAAATGAAATTTGGCTTCTTTCCATGGATCATTAATCATCAACAAGACAAAGTTTTTGGCGTCTTCTCACCTGAGTTACGAAATGTATAGATGGCAGCGAGGAGCAGCGCTGACGAGTGGGAGAGAGGTGCGGGGGTGACCTATTGTCCTTAGCGGATTGTTTCCTATACAGTGAGAACTCGCCATCACTTTCATCACTTAAAGGGCCATGTCAGTTCCCAACTTGCCCGTTTTCTCCGTTGTTGTCTTTACCTGCGTCTCAGGTTTCATGCAACATAATTAAGTCCGGATTTTGGAGGTCTGTCAGCGGGAGGTAATTGGTCATCACATCCACCAAGACCTGTAGATACATGCCCGGGGCACGGCTAGCTGTGTCACATCCTACCGACTTGGACTTTACACCTTGAGTTtcatttaaaaatacaaaaaagtccTAGAAAAATGTAGAAAATTCATTTGTAAAGTGAAAAATCTGCTAAATTGTATAATCCCAGCTCCCTCATCTGTTTCTGGGTTTGGGAAATTCCAAATTATAGGACTCTCCGAACGTTAGGATGGAAATATAAAGGAAAGAGCTGCATCCAATCATTTTCCAGAATTTATGTTCTGTTTCTGTTACACTGATTATTGTATGTCTGAAATTATATTGGTGCAACAATGTTAAGGTTTATGGGAAAAAGGTCAATGTCTATAGTTGTCCACATCCGTGAGATGATTGTCCTTTGTTTGCCCCATTCCCTGTTCATACATACGGAGGTAGAAAGGTTCATAGAGAGGTAGATGCCTCGTTGACACCAATACTTGTTGGTCAATGGATGACGGTCTTCAGGACAAAACATTTCCTTGAATAGTCAGTCTGTGCAGTAGGGATCCTGGTTGATGAGAAGTCCTCCTTACCTCCCCATAATTGGCTCATGATTGTTCTTTAGGCTGGAATATCAGTCCATGGAAGGTCAATTTAAGGACGTCTTCCAAGGCATTAATGACATTTCTCAATAGGTCAACATATAAGCCATCCTTGACCCGGTAATTAACCATTACTTTCATTGCTCTTCTTGTAGGCCAGCATCAAGTTGGGTGTCGAGAGCTGAGATCCACCAAGTACATTTCCGATGGCCAGTGTACCAGCCTAAGACCCTTAAAGGAGCTTGTCTGTGCCGGAGAATGTCTTCCTCTACCTATTCTTCCCAACTGGATTGGAGGAGGTTACGGCCTGAAATATTGGAGTCGTCGAAGCACCCAGGAATGGAGATGCGTCAACGACAAGACGCGCACCCAACGCATCCAGCTCCAATGTGCGGATGGCACCACCAGAACCTACAAAGTCACCGTGGTCACTTCTTGCAAGTGCAAGCGATACACGAGGCAACACAACGAGTCCAGCCACAACTACGAAGGGGTGTCCCCTCTAAAACCTGTCCATGCTCACCAACATCATCATTCCCACAGCAACCGAGATAAGAAAAGACTAAGTAAGATCAGCAAATTCATATCCAGCTAGACCCGGGACGATGGAAGATGGCTCAATGACTTTGTCCCCTAAGACTtgcaaaaaaacatttacattcTGTGAACCCCAATTCCAAAGGTCGTTGGTTGAAAAGCTACAAACATCCTTCAACGtgaatttttttaaacaatttttttaaataccCTAATCTTTTTGAAGGACTGGAAAAAAAATGTAAGGAAAAATTCTAAATATCTGGGAAAACTTTGCAGAAGTTTTATGTTTAATTGCTATTGTGGACCGGGTCAAAGGTGCTTTGGATAGATTTAAAAAGacaataaaaaaagtttaaataatttATAAATCCCTTCTTTTATATCCCCAGGAATAGACAAGCTAAAGtatggtgttgttttttttttttaaataatataaccttattttttttaaaaacaaaaatattaaGGAAAATATCTAATATGTTACATATTTTAACCAACAGGTGTCATGACATATCCAAATAGTCAAGTCATCAATTTCTTCTTGTTCATTAATAAGttcaaaaaatataatttttaattttttgagaCAACATGAAATTATGAAAATATGCCAAAGTAAAAGCAAAGTAATTAGGCGATAAACATAAGTTAAAAATGATTTCTAAAttcaaaagttttttttaatatggcaacaatttcactttctccctttaaaaaaaattaagaaattttatatatatatatatatatatatatatatatatatatatatatatatatgtgtgtgtaagtgAAAAACATATTCTTTAAATTATACATTTAGTAAAAAGTATTtgaaattcatatatatatatattttcatttctAAATATTTCTAAATGtataattttttcaaattttttcttaATATATCATGTATTATTTTAGTTAATTCAGATTaccgtaaatatatatatatatatatatatatatatatatatatatttatatctgaaATAACTAAAATAATTCATTAATATTTAAATTgtacatttaaaaatatatatagaaaattgtatttattttaaatgcataatttaaaaaatatatatttattgaatATATATTTGAATATATTTTAATCTGAAGTAAAATAATTCATGAAAtaattcaaaatttttttttacaattatacatTTCACAATAAATATTTGAAACTCAGTGTCAAAAAATAACATTGTTATTTTTAAATAGCCTGCAATAATTAGAATCTGATTGGTTTTACTTGAGTTCACCAAAAAATAATTAAgcatttaataaatatatatttctaaAAAGAATGTTGCCAACAATGAAACTTCAAAAAGTTTCCTTCATTTTAATTTAttccattattttttttacagaattgTTGAATACCTAAGCAACCTGTTGTGTTTTACCACGGTTAAATATTGGCAAATAGAAATGAAAATGTAATTAAAATATTTATTAGTCATTGTTTGTTACATGCGTGTTCTGTGCCGCCTCGGGTCGGTCACTGGTTGTCGTGGCCTTCGCCATCGGAAAGGTTCCAGTAGCTTttgaatgtgtatttttttaaagtgTACAGTACATTATATGTcatacagcatttttttttacgtATCAAAGTATTTTCTTACGCCTTGTAAGTAGAGCGCATTCCGCGATTGTGTAGATATTGTAAGATAATTCTGTAGTATTTGTGGTATATTTTTATTGTTGTATTTTATTAGTACAGGACACGTGTCTGAATGTTTATTAAAAAGCTATGTGCAA
This is a stretch of genomic DNA from Ranitomeya variabilis isolate aRanVar5 chromosome 6, aRanVar5.hap1, whole genome shotgun sequence. It encodes these proteins:
- the SOSTDC1 gene encoding sclerostin domain-containing protein 1 — its product is MVLPGLHCCLLYLLCCLLRSCQSLKNDATETLYSHVEKHLVPPSANSSAINQARNGGRHPATPSLDRTGQHQVGCRELRSTKYISDGQCTSLRPLKELVCAGECLPLPILPNWIGGGYGLKYWSRRSTQEWRCVNDKTRTQRIQLQCADGTTRTYKVTVVTSCKCKRYTRQHNESSHNYEGVSPLKPVHAHQHHHSHSNRDKKRLSKISKFISS